CCGGAACCCCGAGCCCGCGCCAGGCGAACACGATCGCCAGGGCCGTGGCACCCGCGACGGCGGAGTGGTTGCTCGGGAAGGACCAGTCACCGGGCGGGTCGCAGGCCGCGATCGTGTTGACGTCCGACAACAACCGGCACGGCCGCCCCACCTCGAAGAAGCCCTTGATGGTGTCGTTGACGAGGTAGGCCGCGATCATGCCGAACGGCGCCAGCAGCGCGAACGCCATGTCACGTGCGGGGAGTCGGCGTGCCCGCCACATGGCCCAGGCGAGGACGGCGGCCATGACGAACAGCGAGCCGTCGGTGAACAACATCGCGAGCAGGTGCACGAAGTCCGGTGTCGAGTTCGCGAACTCGATGATGTCCAGGTACCAGTTGGCGCTGATGTCCGGTACGTCCTCGACGCCCGAGACCGCCTGGTTGGTCGTCAACGTGGTCAGCCCGTCCGGCGGGCCCGTTTCGTACATGCCGTCCTCGTCAGGATGTCGTCTTTCGCGGGATCACCGGAGCCGCTCGGGGAGCGGCGAGCACTCCGCTGCGGGAGGAGGGGATCCCTGCTCGGTTCGGGTGGTCGTCCTGCGGTGGGTCGCTCAGACGTGCGCGACGTCGCCGGGGCGACGCGATCTGTTCACGCACAGTACCGCCGCCCGTTTTCCACCGTTCACCCAGACGAGATCTTCGCCTCGACGACACCGACTCTCGGGGGTTCCGGGCCGCTGAGAGTGGAGTCGGACGGACCGGCCCCGGCTCGCGTGGACCCCGCGTGCCCGCTCCCGGTTCCGTAACTGAGGCCCGCGGCGGGCAGCGTTACTTCTCGGGTGCTATTTCTTCCGAGGTGTGCCCGGCGGTCGTGTTCGTGGTCGGGTTGTCCGCCCGCTCAGGCCGGTGGAGGTACCCCAGCCGTTCGGCGGCGCGTTCACAGGCCGCCAGGAATTCCAGCGGTGTCACCTTGCGCAGGTCCTGATACCTGTACACTGATCCCTGGGTGGCCATTTCATCCTCTTCGAGGAACCACTTGACTCCCACGTCCTGCCAATGCGGAGTTGTGATAGTTCCCGGACGCCCTCGGGGAAGATTCTTTCCTGGGGCCCGACGTTCCGCTTCTCCTTCTGGTGGATCCCACACGACGTAGACGCCGACGTACAGCTCACCGGGGTCCATTCTCTCCTTTCGGGCCAGGTCGATCCGGACAGCGGGTCGTTCGCGCCGCTCGTCGTTACCGGTCGTGGACATGGGCGAGACACGTGCGAGGTGTCCATTACACAGCGTATCAGCACGGAATCGATTGCGTGAAAATCCACGGGGGCGATCGTCGCGAAGCTCGCGGCCGTGGTGGATGGTCACTGGGAAGTCGGGCGGCTTTCCGGGTCGTTCTGTGCTCGAAAGATGACGCTCTTCGTGGAATTCGAAGCGCTTCGCGGCTGGAGCACGTGAGTCACGGCACCGTCGAGAAGCGGTTGGCCCGGTTGTGCGGAAAACCGGACAAATTCGAGTTGCTCCCGGAGGTGCCGTGCTCGGTAGGATGCGCCGTCGCGCAGTACGAGTCTCGCCGGTGGTTTTTCGCGCCGAACCGTGCTGCCGGGGCGAGTGTTGTCGGGAGCCGGGGAACGGAGTCGATGGACGAGGACGAGGTACTGCACGAGGGCGATCCGGTGGTGATCGCGCGGATCGCGTTGTCGATCCGTTCGGCGTCCGCCGCGGAGGCGTTGCGGGCTGGGACGCGGCTGATCGAGGACACCGGTGCCGAGGAGGTGCGTGTCCACCCCGACGAGGAGACTCCCTTCCCGTTCCACAAGCTGGAGCTGACCGTCTACCGCAAGTACGACACCGACGAGAGGTTCGGTAGTGCGCTACCGGAGGCGTTGGTGCCGCTCGTGGAACGGCTCGGGCTGCACGAGGACTCCGTGCGGCTGGATCCGGAGCGACTGGGGGAGGCCTACGTCGAGTTCGGCACCGAAGGGCGACTGGGGCGGCGCCCGGAAGGTTGCCTCAGCGGCACGATCCGAGCCGAGCTGGGGCTGTATCCGTACGAGGTTTCGCTCGAGCCGAAAACGCTGGTGCTGGGACACAACTTCACCGAGGAGGAGAAGGCCCAGTTCACGCGTGAGCTGCTCATCAGCGGCAGCTTCGGCAACGACGGTGTGCCGCGGGTGCGAGTGGTCGCGAACGTCGAGATAGCCACCGAGGACGAGCAGGACGCGCTGGCCGTGGCCGAGGATCTGCTGGCGCCGTTGCGCTCGTACCTGCCCGCCGGAGTGGACCAGGTCATGACAGAGCCCTCTTACCACCTCGAGCGGGAGGCGGTGTCGATGCTGCTGTTGCTCGGCGAGTACGACTACGACCCGAACGCGGTGCTGCTGCGGCTGGCCGAGGCGATCACGCTACCCGGCAGGTGGAGCGGCCCGCAACGACCCGCCGAGTGGGAGGCGATGGTCGTCCACGACTTCGCGCCCCCGCACCCGGCACACGTCCTCATGGAGTGGCAGGCCCCTCGGCGACCCGCGCGGGGACCACTCAAGCTGGAGTTCCACGCCGCTCCCGGGCTGGTCCTCACCGAGAACGACATCGTCTTCGGAATTACCGAGGAGTGAGCACGCCCGTCAGTCGGGACACTGCCGAGCACACCGCCACCACCCGGTTCGGCGGAACTGGCGGGAACGCGGGGCGCCGAGCGCCGAGACACCGGTGCGCCGTCACCCAC
The nucleotide sequence above comes from Actinopolyspora erythraea. Encoded proteins:
- a CDS encoding phosphatase PAP2 family protein; its protein translation is MYETGPPDGLTTLTTNQAVSGVEDVPDISANWYLDIIEFANSTPDFVHLLAMLFTDGSLFVMAAVLAWAMWRARRLPARDMAFALLAPFGMIAAYLVNDTIKGFFEVGRPCRLLSDVNTIAACDPPGDWSFPSNHSAVAGATALAIVFAWRGLGVPALLVGVSTAASRVFVGAHFPHDVVVGFLVGASVVLVVMLLGAPPATRAVEKLREHPRTGRLLAAGARPEDGPVAPSPEVDPSPEPPTRPVEPPTQPIDLPTQPIAIRRTAERHRETRSHSTR